ATCGGCGTCGGCCAGCCGCGAAGCGCGTGGACGATGCTGCGGAGCGTCTGCATCGTACTCATTGTCGCCTGGTCGCCATAGGCGGTCGCAATCAGGCCGACCGCACGCCCGTCGAGATAGGGTCGTGCATCGCCCGCCAGATCCTCCAGATAATCGAGCGCGTTTTTCACAAGCCCCGAAATCGTGCCATGATAGCCGGGCGCGGCGATCAATATCCCGTCGGCGGCGCGTACCGCCGCGACGAGCCTTGCCCCGTCGTCGGGACCGTGCAGCGGGCCGCGATAATGGGGCAGCGCGCCCAGATAGCTGCCGCCGAAGACGTCCACATGCGCGCCTTTTGCCTTTGCGCGCGCCGCCGCGACGCAGAGAGCCTGCTCGGTCGCGCTGATCGGCGATACGGTGCCGCCGATGGCCACGATGTTGATACTCACGCGCATTCCCTTTCTTCAAAAGCGGCGGCAAGCAAACGCCGCGCCGCGGCGTCGAGATGCAGCCCCAGCTTGCTGCGGCGCCAAAGCAGATCCTCGACCGTGCGGCACCATTCCTGCTCGACGAGATAGGCGACCTCGCGGTCGGTGAGTCCAGAGCCATAATGCCGCCCGCAATCCTCGAACCGCGAGACGCCGCCCAGAATGTCAAACGCCCTGGTGCCGTAGCTGCGCGCAAGGCGTTCGGTCCACGGCGGTTGCAGAAAAGCATAGCGGCGGCCCAGCGATTGGGCGAGGTCGGCAAACCCGTCGATCGCAAAATCTCCACCGGGGAGCGGCACATCGCCGGTCCAGCGGGTCCCCGTCAATGCGGGCAGGCGGCGCGCAAGCAGATCGACCGCGTCTTCGGCAAGGCGGCGATAGGTGGTGATCTTGCCGCCAAAGACCGAAAGCAGCGCCGGACCGTCGCTCTCCGACGAGAGATCCAGATCATAGCCGCGCGTCGCCGCCTCGGGCCGTCCCGATCCATCGTCGACCAGCGGCCGCACCCCTGCATAGCTCCAGGTCACATCGGCCGGCGAGATCGTCTTGCGAAAGAAGCGATTGGCCCCCTCGCACAGATAGGCGATCTCCTCATCGGAAGCGCGCACATCGGTCAGAGCGCCGTCATGGTCACGATCGGTCGTGCCGATCAGCGTGAAGTCGCGCTCATAGGGGATGGCGAAAAATATCCGCCCGTCGGGAAGCTGGAAAAAATAGCTGTAGTGGTGGTCGAAGAGCCTGGGCACGACGATATGCGAGCCGCGGACGAGCCGCACGCGGCGGCCGGTCGCCACGCCGCCCAGTTGCGAAACTTCGAGCGCCGCGGGGCCGGCCGCGTTGACGATGACATGCGCGTGAAACTGCCCGCCCGGCGTATCGAGCGTCCAATGGTCGCCGGTCCGCGCGAAGCGCGTGACACGGCAGCGCGGGCGAATATCCGCCCCGCGGTCGGCCGCGTCGCGCGCATTGAGAAGAACCAGCCGCGCGTCATCGACCCAGCAGTCCGAATAGGCAAAGCCCGACGTAAACCCGTTCTTCAGCGGCGCGCCCGCGACATGATCGCGCAAGGCGATCGTTTCGGTGGCGGGAAGACGTTTCCGTCCGCCGATATGGTCATAAAGAAACAGTCCCAGGCGCAGGAGCCATCGCGGACGCAATCCGGCCACATGGGGCAGCACGAAGCGCATCGGTCGCACGATATGCGGCGCGATCGCCCACAGACGCTCGCGTTCCGAAAGCGATTCGCGGACCAGGCCGAACTCATGGTGTTCGAGATAGCGAAGTCCGCCATGGATCAGCTTGGTCGATGCCGATGACGTTCCGCTCGCCAGATCCTGCGCTTCGAGCAACAGAACGCGCGCGCCCCGCCCCGCCGCATCGCGCGCGATCCCGCAGCCGTTGACCCCGCCGCCGATGATGGCGATGTCGAACATGTCGGCGGACACCCGCACGCCTCCTCTTTCTACAACTCCAGCGGCGCGTGCGCGATGTGCGGAAGCACATGGCGTGCAAAAAGATCGGCTTCCTGTGCGTGCGGATAGCCCGACAGGATGAAGGCTTCGATGCCCTCGGCCTGATAGGCGCGAAGTTTTGCAAGCACCTGGTCGGGGGTTCCGACGATCGCGGCGCCGCATCCCGATCGCGCGCGCCCGATCCCCGTCCAGAGATTCTCCTCGACAAAGCCGTCGCCATCGGCTGCGCTCCGCAATTCGGCCTGACGCTGAACCCCGTAATTTTTGGCATCGAGCGATTTTTCGCGGATCGCCGCGCCCGTCGCCTCATCGAGCTTCGACAGCAGACGATCGGCATAGAGGCGCGCTTCCTCCTCGGTTTCACGCACGATGACATGGACGCGGTATCCGAACTTCAATTGGCGCCCGAACCGCGCCGCGCGTTCGCGCATGTCGGCGATCGTTTCGCGGACCTTGTCCATCGTATCGGGCCACATGAGATAAACGTCACAGCCCTC
This DNA window, taken from Sphingopyxis alaskensis RB2256, encodes the following:
- a CDS encoding NADPH-dependent FMN reductase, which produces MRVSINIVAIGGTVSPISATEQALCVAAARAKAKGAHVDVFGGSYLGALPHYRGPLHGPDDGARLVAAVRAADGILIAAPGYHGTISGLVKNALDYLEDLAGDARPYLDGRAVGLIATAYGDQATMSTMQTLRSIVHALRGWPTPMGATVRTYRGLFSPDGECLEDRARFQLELVADQLVSGASSFAAARKVA
- a CDS encoding glycerol-3-phosphate dehydrogenase, giving the protein MFDIAIIGGGVNGCGIARDAAGRGARVLLLEAQDLASGTSSASTKLIHGGLRYLEHHEFGLVRESLSERERLWAIAPHIVRPMRFVLPHVAGLRPRWLLRLGLFLYDHIGGRKRLPATETIALRDHVAGAPLKNGFTSGFAYSDCWVDDARLVLLNARDAADRGADIRPRCRVTRFARTGDHWTLDTPGGQFHAHVIVNAAGPAALEVSQLGGVATGRRVRLVRGSHIVVPRLFDHHYSYFFQLPDGRIFFAIPYERDFTLIGTTDRDHDGALTDVRASDEEIAYLCEGANRFFRKTISPADVTWSYAGVRPLVDDGSGRPEAATRGYDLDLSSESDGPALLSVFGGKITTYRRLAEDAVDLLARRLPALTGTRWTGDVPLPGGDFAIDGFADLAQSLGRRYAFLQPPWTERLARSYGTRAFDILGGVSRFEDCGRHYGSGLTDREVAYLVEQEWCRTVEDLLWRRSKLGLHLDAAARRLLAAAFEERECA